Within Sphingomonas piscis, the genomic segment GGATCTGGCGCACAGCAAGGAGCCGGACGTGTTCGACCGTTCGGTCGACACGCGCATTGTTCGGCTTCGGCAAAAGGTGGAAAAAGACCCGCGCCGGCCGCAGGCGCTCAAGACCGTGCGGGGCGCGGGTTATATGTTCGTGCCTGCCAGGACCGGCCTCTGATCACAGGGTGATCGTCACGGGCGTTCCGCGCCGGGTGACCTTGAACAGGTCGGCAGCAAATTTCGCTGGAAGGCGGACACAGCCGTGGCTTGCCGGGTGACCGGGGATACGGCCGGCGTGAAGCGCAACACCGTCGTTGGTCAGCCGCTGCATGTGCGGCATCGGCGCATTGTCATACTTGCTGGAAAAGTGGACGGCGCGCTTCTCCGTGATCGGAAAGGTGCCGGTCGGGGTGCGATGGCCGGGCTTGCCGGTCGAGACCGTCGACACGGCGACCAAGGTCTCGCCACGGTACACATAGGCGCGCTGGTCGGAGATGCTGACGGTCACCCCCACCGGGCCCTCGATGCCGGCAGCGCCTTCGCGCCAGACGAAATCGCCGGGCTTCAGGCCCTTGTCGGCGATTTCCGCGGCGAAGGGATCGGCTGCAACCACCGGTTCGGCCGGTGTCACGGGCTCGGCATCCGGTGCAGCAGCAACCGGCA encodes:
- a CDS encoding L,D-transpeptidase family protein, with amino-acid sequence MENTSGLPAMRQAAIFFASLCCATMAVAVAAPVFAATLETPEQPALVAAVPVAAAPDAEPVTPAEPVVAADPFAAEIADKGLKPGDFVWREGAAGIEGPVGVTVSISDQRAYVYRGETLVAVSTVSTGKPGHRTPTGTFPITEKRAVHFSSKYDNAPMPHMQRLTNDGVALHAGRIPGHPASHGCVRLPAKFAADLFKVTRRGTPVTITL